Sequence from the Ochrobactrum vermis genome:
GAACGTAAGCTTTGCAAAGCTGCAGATGGTCGATGCATTGAACATGAGTGAATATGCTTACGGTCTCGGCGCGTCACTATTCTTTGTGGGATACTTCTTTTTCGAGGTTCCAAGTAATCTGTTGCTCGAGAGGTTCGGGGCAAGCAAGTGGTTCGCCCGCATTCTGGTCTCATGGGGACTGGTCACCATCGCGCTTGCTTTCACCCAGAGCCCGACAATGTTTTATGTGCTGCGTTTTCTGCTAGGCGCATGTGAGGCGGGTTTCTTTCCGGGCGTCCTTTATCTGCTTACTTTATGGTTTCCCTCACAGTATCGCGGCTCAATGGTTGGGTTATTCATGATTTTCAGTGCGATCGCCAACGCGATAGGAGCACCCCTCGGTGGTTCGCTGCTTGCACTTGATGGAATTTTCGGCCTAGCCGGATGGGAGTGGGTCTTCCTCGTTACAGGAATCCCTGCAGTCATTGCGGGTATAATCACCTGGTTTTATCTCGATGATAAACCTGAACAGGCCAAATTCCTCTCAACGGAAGAAAAAGACTGGCTGAAACAGAAGCTGCTCCAAGAAAAGGAAGCTCTCGCGCCGAGTAGTAGCAATCCTTTCAAAGCGATGATCGATCCGCGCGTTTTGCTTATGTCGGTTTGCTTTATTGGCTTTCCGCTATCTGCCTATGGCCTCAGTTATTGGCTTCCGACCGTGCTTAAGAGTTTTGGTATCGGGGATGTTGCCAACGGATTCCTCAACATCATTCCCTGGGTGGTTGTGGGTATTGGTCTCTACGTTGTGCCAGCAAAGGCCGCCAAAGCCAAATCATCAACGCCTTACATCGTCATTCCGGCGGTTTTCGGGGCCGTGTGCCTTGTGCTCTCGGCAGTGGTACCAAACCAGACCGTTCAGTTCATTTTCCTCTGTCTGGCAGCCGGGGGCATTTTTGCTGGTCAGCCCGTATTTTGGAGCCTGCCATCGCGTTTTCTCACGGGTGCGGGGGCAGCGGCAGGCTTGGCGGCCATCAATTCGATCGGCAATCTCGGCGGATTTATCGCTCAGAACGTAGTCCCCTGGATCAGGGACATGACAGGCAGCACACTGACGCCGATGTTCTTTCTGGCGGCCTGTTTGTCTGTTACCGCATTCCTGTCGGTCATTGTCAGCCGTTTGATCAACCGGAGAGACTGATAAGGGAAATAGAGTAAAGCCGACGTTGCTACCTGCACCATCCGGCAAAACGCGGCGTTGCCCAAAGGCCACGCCGCGTTGCAAACAATTTAAATAATGGTTGAGCGAAGCAGGTTCAGCTTGGAATTCCGAATCCGTCTACTTTAAGCGCCGTCAGGTGATCTTTATAAAGGGCGGGATGCAATCGCCACGACGCCCGTTAGAGCGCATCCCGAAAAGTATGAAACGGCTTTCAAAAAAGATGCGCGTTTAAAAGCGCCGGTCCGGTTCATCCGGACTGCGATGCGCTCCGTTGCTTTGTCCTTCAATCATTGCCGTCAGTCAAAGGTCCAAGCGAACGGGCGAAACGCAAGACCATCTCCAATCCAGCCTGGGATGGTCTGAGCGCAGGCGCACGATCAAAAATCTCGATACCTGCTCGCAAGCCAAAAAGACGTTTGCCATAGCACATTAGATGTTCGATGCCTTGCATCGTGTTGACGACGGCAGGAAGCATCGTTTCGTAAGAGCTTTGCGCCTCCTCTTCCCATCCATCCATGAAGAACTCATAAGTCTTGACGGCATAATCGATACAATCGGGCGCCAGAATGAGCCCTTTGCAACCGGCCCGAAGATTATCCGGCAATTCAAGTCCGGCCCGTCCATTGAATACCGGCATGCGCCCAGCGGTGACCTGAATCAGATTGGCAATATCGACGACCGGCCCCTCGCCTTTGATGAGTTGTATATTGGGATGCCGCTCGCCAAGATCGCGAATGTCTTCGGCATTCAGGCCGCGGCCCATCAGGGCCGGAGCGTTCTGGATGGCGACCGGAAGAGAGGTGCTATCCGCGACGCGGCCGAAGAACCCCATATATTCCCGGGCCTGAAACTGGCCGATCATAGGTGGCTGGAGAATAAGCCAGTCAACGCCCAGTCTTTCAGCCTCACACACCTGACGTATCTGCTCTGCAACAGACGAACCGTAAATGGTGATTGCAACGGGCACCTGTCCCCCGGTGTCCTCAACAAGCCACTGCATGACCTTGCATCGTTCAGCTTCGCTCAGCTTAGAGGCTTCGGTGGCCAGTCCCAGCGCAGCCACGCCATGCACACCCTGCGCAAGACACAATTCGGTTTGCCGGCGCATCGCCTCACGATCGAGATTTTCATCCCGATCGAAAAGCGCATAGAGAATGGCGTGGATGCCGTGAAGGGCACCAGGAGAAAAACTGGACATATAGCAATCTCAATGTCTTCTGCTGAAATCGGCAGATTTGCGGGTATCGATAGTTATTTCACGATGTTTTGGCGTGGCGAGCATCTTTGCCAGAGAAATGCCCAATATGCCGCCCAGTATCAGCGCAGCCGACACCAGTGTCAGCGCGAGATCGTAGCTATTGGTTGCGTCCTTGATCCAGCCGATGGCCGGAGGCAGCACCAGTCCCGCCACATTGGCCAGCGCATTGATGAGTGCAATCGAGACAGCAGCTGTCAGTCCGGAAACATATTCCGTTGTCACGGCCCAGAAGATGGGAATAACAGCCCAGTTCAAACCAACGGACAGAACGATCAGAACATAGGAAACATGTGTGTTGCCAGCATAGACGGCCGCGAGCAACAGCAAACCTGCAAGCGTCAGCGGCACACCCAGATGATAGGCCCGTTCACGGGTGGCATCTGAATGGCGACCATTGAAGAACATGAAAATGCAGGCCGCTATGAAGGGTACTGCAGATAGCAGGCTGACTGCCAGGTCGTCACCGCTTGAAATGCTTCGCACAATCAATGGCATGAAGAGTGTAATTCCAATCGTTCCGAATGCCTGCAACAGCCAGAAAGCTGCAAGCAACCAGACATTCTTGTTTTGAAATGCTGTGTGCCAGCTCGCCTTATGAGCAGATTGCCCCGTGTTCTGTTCCGCATCAATCTTTCGCTCCAACGCACCGGATTCAGCCGGCGAGAGCCAGCCGGCGTCCGACGGGCGGTCTGGCAGGAACCGCAGTACGACAAATCCGAGAAGGACGGCCGGCAAGCCTTCCACGAAGAACACCCAGCGCCAGCCTGCCACGCCAAAAGCCCCGTGAGCATGAAGCAGCAACCCCGAAAGCGGGAGCCCAATGACGGATGCAAGAGCGGCACCGATGTAAAAGAAGGACATTGCATGCGCGCGTTCCTGCGAAGGATACCAGCGCGCCAGATAGTAGATAATGCCAGGCGTAAAGCCCGCTTCGGCGGCTCCCAGGAGCAATCGCATCCCGTAAAGCTGATAGGCGCTGGTGATAAAGGCCATACCCATGGCCACCAGCCCCCAGCTCATCATGATGCGCGCAATCCAGCGCCGCGCTCCAAACTTGGTGAGCGCAACATTACTGGGCACTTCAAAAATGATGTAGGTGAGAAAGAACAGACCTGCAGCCAGCCCGTACATACTGCTGGTTAGCCCCAGATCGGCATTCATACCCAGTGCCGCGACCGAAATATTGGATCGGTCGATATAGGCAATCAGGTACAGCAGCATCAAAAGCGGCAAGATGCGTAGATTTATCTTCCGCATTGTAGCCTGGTGTTCCTTACTCATGGTCTCCTCCCCAGTCGACATATAATGGCTGATCAAACATCATACGTTTAACATATGATGTTTGATTTTCAAGGCCGAAGTTTGCTAAGACTGGAGGAGAAGCTCGGGGTCTCGACAGCCAGGATAAGTTCCTGGAGCGCGTTTCGATCTGATTGAACCAGATCGGCGCTCCAGATACTTGTTTTGACGCGCATCTTGTCCGAAAACCGTTTCACACTTTTCGGGACGCGCTCTGGCCTGTTGCCAATCCCTTTCACCCGTGCCAACGCAGAAGTAGACAAACAGAGAAGTCCATATGAATCAGAAGAAGCCTAACCGGACACAGACAGTGGTCGATGCGCTGGGAAGACGTATCGTATCGGGCGAATTTGCTATTAATGCCGTGTTTCCTTCAGAACCTGAACTGGAACGGGAATATCAGGTCAGCCGGACGGTCATCCGCGAGGCGATAAAAATACTGTCCGCAAAGGGGCTTGTCACCGTGCGGCAACGGCATGGCACACATGTCAACAACAGGGAAGACTGGAGCTGGCTCGATGCTGATCTGATCAGGTGGCTGTCAACCAGCACTCTGGCCAAGCAGGAATTACTGGCCTTTTCCGAAATCCGCCAGATCATAGAGCCGGAGGCCGCCGCGCTTGCGGCCTTGCGCGGCGACGAGAGCCAGAAACAACGAATAGTCGACGCTTACCACCGAATGGCAGGTAATCAGGAAGAGGAGAGCAAGGCCGTTGCGGCTGACAAGGCGTTTCACCTGGCGATTCTTGCCGCTACAGGAAATCCGGTCCTGCTCAGCTTTCAGAAAGTCATCGAAGCCATTTTCGACGCATTGTTTCCTTATACGACGAAGGCATTCGCCGATAATATCGAGAACCACCACCAGGTCGCGGAAGCTATCCATCGCGGCGACGCCCCCGCCGCAAGACAGAACATGAAGGAACTGCTTGCGGAGACGGGGCGCTACATCGAAAAAAACACCTGAAGAATGCGCCGATCTTGTACAAACAACACAGTCACGGATATGCGTGACGAAGAACGAGTTGTCGCCGCATCTGGGTTCCCTACGCGCGATGTTGCTGGATGCTCAGCCCGCCGTCGATGGTTAGGCAAGTCGCGTTCATGAACGGGCATTCGTCCGAAATCATGAACACTGCCGCCATGGCGATTTCATGCGGTGAGGCTATCCGCCCGCCCGGATGCAGCGCCATAGTCTCAGCGCGCGCCGCCACGGGATCAGGAAAACTGTTCCAATAGTCGACATTCTTCTGGGTCTCGACATAGCCTGGAGCAATGGCGTTTACCCGGACCTGCTGTGGTGCATATTCCAGTCCCAGCGCCTTGGTCATTCCCATCAGCGCATGTTTCGCGAGCGGATATGGAAATGTATGCGGGATGATAGTGAAGGCATGCGTCGAGGCTATGTTGAGAATAACCCCGCCGCCCTGCTCTATCAGACCCGGCAGAACGGCTTTGCTGCAATTCCAAGCACCCTTGAGATTGACATCGAAGCAACGGTTCCATTCGTCGTCGGTCGTTTCCAGCGGCTTTGCAAATACATTGATGCCGGCATTGTTGACCAGCGCGTTAACGGGTCCGATCTCGTCACTCGCCTGCGCGACCGCTTTGAAGATGGCGGCAGCATCTGAAATATCCGCCTTCGCGAACCCGATTACGGCCCCCTGCTCGCGCAAAGCGATGGCTCCGCGCTCAAGGCGCTCCAGGTCCCTGTCGATGAGGAACAGCCGCGCACCTTCCTGCGCAAAAGCCTGTGCGATCGCAAGACCTATGCCTTGCGCCGCGCCTGTGACAAATATCCGTTTTCCGACAAGCCGGTCAGTCATATCCCTATTCTCCCCTTACCATTCCGCAACGCTACCGTCAGCGTGGCGCCAGACGGGATTGCGCCAGTCATGACCGATCTTGGCCCGCTCTTTGACGTATTCCTCGTCGATCTCAACGCCCAGGCCCGGTCCTTGCGGGATGGCGACATAACCGTCGTGATATTCGAAAACCTCGCGATTGGTAATGTAGTCGAGAATGTCATTGCTCTCATTGTAGTGAATGTTCAGGCTCTGTTCCTGAATAAAGGCGTTGTAGCTCACCGCATCCACCTGCAAGCAAGCGGCAAGCGCGATTGGTCCCAATGGACAATGCGGCGCCAGTGCCACGTCATAGGCTTCAGCCATCGCCGCTATTTTACGACATTCGGTGATACCGCCTGCATGAGACAGATCCGGCTGGATTATATCGACATAACCGCACGACAGGATCGATTTGAAGTCCCAGCGTGAATAAAGCCGCTCGCCCAGGGCAATCGGGGTCGATGTGTGATTGGCGATTTCAACCAATGCCTCTACATTTTCAGACAGCACCGGCTCTTCGATAAACATCAGTTTGAACTGGTCCAGTTCGCGAGCAAGAACCTTTGCCATCGGGCGATGGACGCGCCCGTGAAAATCGGCACCGATGCCGACATGCGGGCCGACGGCCGCACGCACAGCGCCAATCGTTTCGACAATTGCGTCGATCTTGGCGTGGCTGTCCACGATCTGGAGTTCCTGGGCACCGTTCATCTTCAGCGCCGTAAACCCGCGATCCACCATCTCCCGCGCATTGGTTGCCACATCGGATGGACGGTCGCCTCCAACCCAGGAATAGACCTTGATACGATCCCGGCACTGGCCTCCCAGCAGTTCGTGCACCGGCACACCGAGCGCCTTGCCCTTGATGTCCCACAGTGCCTGATCGATGCCTGCAATGGCGCTCATCAAAATGGGCCCGCCACGGTAGAAACCGCCGCGATACATGACGTTCCAATGATCCTCGATCCGTCGCGGGTCCTTACCGACGAGATATTCGGACAATTCGTGCACGGCGGCTTCAACCGTCCGCGCCCGACCTTCGATAACCGGCTCGCCCCAGCCGGAAATCCCTTCATCAGTCTCGATCTTCAAAAACAGCCAGCGTGGCGGAACAATATAGGTCGTCAGTTTGGTTATTTTCATCTCGATCATTCACTTCTGGAGGATTTGGGAAGAGTTTCGACCGCAAGGCGGATTGTTCCACCCAGAGATTCACCTGGAGCAAGAACACTCAAATCGCCAAGATCGCGGCGGTGATGCCCGTTAGCCTTGTGGGTCATAGGCTCAAGGCAAAAGAAATCCGGCATTGCCGTTGCGGAATTTGCTGCATAGGGCAGATACAGAAACGCATGAGCGAAAACCGGGTCGCAACGCATCTCCAGCGCAAGTCCTGTTTCCGGCCAGAGAATGCGGGCTGGTCCTTCCAGACCTGAAAACCCGTTATTGATCCATCGCCCCGGTAGCGGACGCGGCTTTCGAAAATCGAAAGTAGCGCTCAACTCCAGCTCGTCGCCCGGCAGCGAGCCTTCTGCTTCTTCATGAAAGCTCTCCGCCTGAAATTCGAGCAAAGTATCAGGTCGCAATGGAAAATAAGGATGCCAGCCGAGACCGAAAGGCAGGGCATGCGCGCCCTCGTTGACGACGGACATGTGCAGACTCAGGCCATGCTCGTCGACGCGAAATACCTGCCGGGCTGTATAGTCATAAGGATTGGCGCCGTCGCTATGGTGACGGTAACTCAGCGTCAGCGCGTTTTCCGACTGCTCCGCCACATTCCAGAGCGCCAGCCAGCCGTCCCCGTGCAGGTAGAGGGAATCACGCAGGCTGTTGGCTGGAAGATGATAAGTACGGCCTTCAAACACGAAACTGTTGCCGCCAAGCCGGTTTCCGAACGGAACCAGAGGAAATCCTGCACTATTTCCCGGCCCCGGTTGATTGTGTGTTGCAGACCGTAACAATGCAGTCTGCGAGCCGTTCTCCTGTCGCCACCACAGCCCCAGCATGAAGCCGCCTTGCGCGGAGATACTGGCCGACAGCTTGTTTGAACTGATGTGCAAAGCCATGAGAGCCTCTTTGTCAACGCACGGAGCTGGAACATTTCAAATCAAGACGGAACCGCCTCGCATTTTCAGCAAGCAGGCTAAGCCGTTCCAAAAACCCGATCATAGGCCGCGATGGTGCGGCGTGCGTTGTCCCCGACAGTCTCAACCGTGTCTCCAGGTCGATAAAGGCTGGTGCCGAGACCAAAGGTTCGAACTCCTACCTTGGCATAATCGGCAAAGCTCGCGTCGGAAACTCCGCCCACCGCGCCCACCACAGCATCTACCGGAAGGATAGTCTTGATTGCTGCAATACCGGATGGTCCGAGCGCTCCGGCAGGAAAAAACTTCAGCGCCGATGCACCACTTTTCAGGGCGAGAAGGGCTTCCGACGCTGTGTAACATCCGGGCATGGAGTAAAGTCCGCGTGCCGTGGCGGCATTGATGACTTCCGGATCCGTGTTGGGAGTGACCATGATGCGGCCGCCAAGATCGGCCAGCTTTGCAACATCATCCACAGT
This genomic interval carries:
- a CDS encoding dihydrodipicolinate synthase family protein, with the translated sequence MSSFSPGALHGIHAILYALFDRDENLDREAMRRQTELCLAQGVHGVAALGLATEASKLSEAERCKVMQWLVEDTGGQVPVAITIYGSSVAEQIRQVCEAERLGVDWLILQPPMIGQFQAREYMGFFGRVADSTSLPVAIQNAPALMGRGLNAEDIRDLGERHPNIQLIKGEGPVVDIANLIQVTAGRMPVFNGRAGLELPDNLRAGCKGLILAPDCIDYAVKTYEFFMDGWEEEAQSSYETMLPAVVNTMQGIEHLMCYGKRLFGLRAGIEIFDRAPALRPSQAGLEMVLRFARSLGPLTDGND
- a CDS encoding SDR family oxidoreductase, producing MTDRLVGKRIFVTGAAQGIGLAIAQAFAQEGARLFLIDRDLERLERGAIALREQGAVIGFAKADISDAAAIFKAVAQASDEIGPVNALVNNAGINVFAKPLETTDDEWNRCFDVNLKGAWNCSKAVLPGLIEQGGGVILNIASTHAFTIIPHTFPYPLAKHALMGMTKALGLEYAPQQVRVNAIAPGYVETQKNVDYWNSFPDPVAARAETMALHPGGRIASPHEIAMAAVFMISDECPFMNATCLTIDGGLSIQQHRA
- a CDS encoding FadR/GntR family transcriptional regulator; its protein translation is MVDALGRRIVSGEFAINAVFPSEPELEREYQVSRTVIREAIKILSAKGLVTVRQRHGTHVNNREDWSWLDADLIRWLSTSTLAKQELLAFSEIRQIIEPEAAALAALRGDESQKQRIVDAYHRMAGNQEEESKAVAADKAFHLAILAATGNPVLLSFQKVIEAIFDALFPYTTKAFADNIENHHQVAEAIHRGDAPAARQNMKELLAETGRYIEKNT
- a CDS encoding MFS transporter; this encodes MSKEHQATMRKINLRILPLLMLLYLIAYIDRSNISVAALGMNADLGLTSSMYGLAAGLFFLTYIIFEVPSNVALTKFGARRWIARIMMSWGLVAMGMAFITSAYQLYGMRLLLGAAEAGFTPGIIYYLARWYPSQERAHAMSFFYIGAALASVIGLPLSGLLLHAHGAFGVAGWRWVFFVEGLPAVLLGFVVLRFLPDRPSDAGWLSPAESGALERKIDAEQNTGQSAHKASWHTAFQNKNVWLLAAFWLLQAFGTIGITLFMPLIVRSISSGDDLAVSLLSAVPFIAACIFMFFNGRHSDATRERAYHLGVPLTLAGLLLLAAVYAGNTHVSYVLIVLSVGLNWAVIPIFWAVTTEYVSGLTAAVSIALINALANVAGLVLPPAIGWIKDATNSYDLALTLVSAALILGGILGISLAKMLATPKHREITIDTRKSADFSRRH
- a CDS encoding MFS transporter, translated to MILEEKIIKKITWRMMPFLGILYLIAYIDRQNVSFAKLQMVDALNMSEYAYGLGASLFFVGYFFFEVPSNLLLERFGASKWFARILVSWGLVTIALAFTQSPTMFYVLRFLLGACEAGFFPGVLYLLTLWFPSQYRGSMVGLFMIFSAIANAIGAPLGGSLLALDGIFGLAGWEWVFLVTGIPAVIAGIITWFYLDDKPEQAKFLSTEEKDWLKQKLLQEKEALAPSSSNPFKAMIDPRVLLMSVCFIGFPLSAYGLSYWLPTVLKSFGIGDVANGFLNIIPWVVVGIGLYVVPAKAAKAKSSTPYIVIPAVFGAVCLVLSAVVPNQTVQFIFLCLAAGGIFAGQPVFWSLPSRFLTGAGAAAGLAAINSIGNLGGFIAQNVVPWIRDMTGSTLTPMFFLAACLSVTAFLSVIVSRLINRRD
- the dgoD gene encoding galactonate dehydratase, translated to MKITKLTTYIVPPRWLFLKIETDEGISGWGEPVIEGRARTVEAAVHELSEYLVGKDPRRIEDHWNVMYRGGFYRGGPILMSAIAGIDQALWDIKGKALGVPVHELLGGQCRDRIKVYSWVGGDRPSDVATNAREMVDRGFTALKMNGAQELQIVDSHAKIDAIVETIGAVRAAVGPHVGIGADFHGRVHRPMAKVLARELDQFKLMFIEEPVLSENVEALVEIANHTSTPIALGERLYSRWDFKSILSCGYVDIIQPDLSHAGGITECRKIAAMAEAYDVALAPHCPLGPIALAACLQVDAVSYNAFIQEQSLNIHYNESNDILDYITNREVFEYHDGYVAIPQGPGLGVEIDEEYVKERAKIGHDWRNPVWRHADGSVAEW
- a CDS encoding 2-dehydro-3-deoxy-6-phosphogalactonate aldolase, which translates into the protein MNTKPVWPALKRSLVAIIRGIRNEEVEAILTVLLEEGFEAIEIPLNSPQPWTSIGQAVKLFGDKALIGAGTVLTVDDVAKLADLGGRIMVTPNTDPEVINAATARGLYSMPGCYTASEALLALKSGASALKFFPAGALGPSGIAAIKTILPVDAVVGAVGGVSDASFADYAKVGVRTFGLGTSLYRPGDTVETVGDNARRTIAAYDRVFGTA
- a CDS encoding aldose 1-epimerase, producing MALHISSNKLSASISAQGGFMLGLWWRQENGSQTALLRSATHNQPGPGNSAGFPLVPFGNRLGGNSFVFEGRTYHLPANSLRDSLYLHGDGWLALWNVAEQSENALTLSYRHHSDGANPYDYTARQVFRVDEHGLSLHMSVVNEGAHALPFGLGWHPYFPLRPDTLLEFQAESFHEEAEGSLPGDELELSATFDFRKPRPLPGRWINNGFSGLEGPARILWPETGLALEMRCDPVFAHAFLYLPYAANSATAMPDFFCLEPMTHKANGHHRRDLGDLSVLAPGESLGGTIRLAVETLPKSSRSE